The Coffea arabica cultivar ET-39 chromosome 1e, Coffea Arabica ET-39 HiFi, whole genome shotgun sequence genome has a window encoding:
- the LOC113708603 gene encoding choline monooxygenase, chloroplastic: protein MAIMIQRSITSSFLVEIKNPSNKFPLHYLYKIGPRSFCCSFNLSKPKKHPIYKCSFTVSSSLDKEAQTLIQQFNPQIPIEEALTPPSSWYTDPSFHSLELQQVFYRGWQAVGYTQQIKDPHQYFTGRLGNVEYVVCRDGNGKLHAFHNVCRHHASLLASGSGQKSCFVCPYHGWTYGLDGTLLKANRISGIKNFRVHEMGLVPLRVAIWGPFVLLNFETENLLQQESQSNIVGDEWLGSSSELLSTRINDSSLKFLCRHEYTINCNWKVFCDNYLDGGYHVPYAHKGLASGLKLESYSSIVYEKVSIQKCDGDATESAPDFDRLGSKALYAFIYPNFMVNRYGPWMDTNLVVPLGPRKCQVIFDYFLDTSLKDDHDFVERSLKESERVQVEDIILCESVQRGIESPAYCCGRYAPTVEKPMHHFHCLLYENLCN, encoded by the exons ATGGCAATAATGATTCAGAGGTCAATCACTTCCTCCTTCCTCGTTGAAATCAAGAACCCGAGCAACAAATTTCCACTCCACTACCTTTATAAAATTGGCCCACGAAGTTTTTGCTGCAGCTTCAATCTCAGCAAACCCAAAAAGCATCCCATATACAAGTGTTCTTTCACAGTCTCGTCATCTCTGGACAAAGAAGCTCAAACATTAATCCAACAATTCAACCCCCAAATCCCGATAGAGGAAGCTCTGACCCCACCTAGCTCTTGGTACACTGATCCTTCTTTTCACTCTCTTGAACTCCAACAAGTCTTCTACAGAGGGTGGCAGGCCGttg GATATACTCAGCAGATTAAAGATCCCCACCAGTATTTCACTGGCAG ATTGGGAAATGTTGAATATGTGGTGTGCCGGGATGGTAATGGAAAGTTACATGCATTTCACAATGTTTGTCGACATCATGCCTCGCTTCTTGCGTCTGGAAGTGGGCAGAAATCTTGTTTTGTTTGCCCATATCAT GGGTGGACATATGGTTTGGATGGTACACTCCTCAAGGCAAATAGAATATCAGGAATCAAAAACTTCAGAGTACAT GAAATGGGACTTGTTCCTTTGAGAGTGGCAATATGGGGACCTTTTGTGCTTCTCAACTTTGAGACTGAAAATCTGCTTCAGCAAGAATCTCAGAGCAACATTGTCGGGGATGAATGGCTGGGCAGTTCATCAGAGTTACTGAGCACCAGAATAAATGACTCTTCTCTGAAGTTTCTTTGCCGACATGAATATACCATTAATTGCAACTGGAAA GTTTTCTGTGACAACTACTTAGATGGGGGATATCACGTACCATATGCTCATAAAGGCCTTGCATCTGGTCTTAAGCTCGAGTCATACTCCAGCATA GTATATGAAAAAGTTAGCATCCAAAAATGTGATGGTGATGCCACAGAAAGTGCACCAGACTTCGATCGACTTGGCTCAAAAGCTCTATATGCTTTCATATATCCAAACTTCATGGTTAATAG GTATGGACCTTGGATGGACACCAATCTGGTTGTACCATTGGGGCCTCGGAAATGTCAAGTGATATTTGATTACTTTCTTGATACATCTCTTAAG GATGACCATGATTTTGTAGAAAGAAGCTTAAAAGAGAGTGAGAGAGTTCAG GTGGAAGACATTATATTGTGTGAATCCGTCCAGAGAGGCATTGAGTCGCCGGCATACTGCTGTGGCCGATATGCTCCTACTGTTGAGAAACCCATGCATCATTTTCATTGTTTGCTCTACGAAAATCTTTGCAACTAG
- the LOC113708608 gene encoding uncharacterized protein, with protein sequence MSDEGERTCPLCAEEMDLTDQQLKPCKCGYEICVWCWHHIMDMAEKDDTEGRCPACRTPYNKEKIVGMAANCERLVAEMNMEKKFKTQKGKTKNSEGRKQLSSVRVIQRNLVYIVGLPLNLADEELLQRKEYFGQYGKVMKVSISRTAAGTIQHFANNTCSVYITYSKEDEAVRCIQSVHGFILEGRSLRACFGTTKYCHAWLRNVPCSNPDCLYLHEIGSQEDSFTKDEIISAFTRSRVQQITGATNSLQRRSGNVLPPPADDYCNNISASSGKPISKTSTNNISSSTKSSPPNSSSGRSVALPAGASWGTRALNNQLTSILPSSNGPQKQKSDACNGPVTFSTALASSNHIPLSHAEVGKKLPAEENNKTQLESKQMLEPLKQNLGSDSPTTMSDVPSRSSNPTTATTSSKLYGLPASKDKDKHVILSPKVINSDDTSSESSGSGSVKDLKDDIDEKVKTLSSDMLSLAIDDKCRGVEQIYLEPREPLTSQTTGNAVESNGDSYLQRNKYSETPGVQVASHEEKDDLLSFEDQRLKDPEVISDASYLPNSSHSLLSSLNHRGCSPLKSGPFNGDGDLHVVDNKVDSVLQLSGTPVLSSGYPENQFNSFASLANNVEHSYFFTNAEKSKHIGRYDSEVLSASHNVALDMGESSIISNILSLDFDSWDESSLTSPQNLAKFLGEIDGQEGSHGVVSPWKVQQSNQSRFSFAREEDPMNHAADGESSLGYIGQAFRPQYSGHDFVNKASIHLDKVGTRNGMSLVNAEEPDIFARSHSLITSSKLPVSRSQASAPPGFSTPSRAPPPGFMSHERIDQTCTSFSGHPMLDTSALRNQYQPMQPGNVMSNGDIEFMDPAILAVGKGRLPDSLSSSGLDMRSSFSPQLNTLEDNTRIQLLMQRSLSAHQNHRLDDMGDAFSFADSFRSPSRLMEQSMVNNISPYSQVSLLQSRNPLMSNGHWDGWNDVQSANNLGMAELLRPERLGFNKFYTGYEDSKLRMPSQGDLYNRTYGI encoded by the exons ATGAGCGACGAAGGAGAAAGGACCTGTCCTCTCTGTGCTGAGGAAATGGATTTGACAGATCAGCAACTCAAGCCTTGCAAGTGTGGTTATGAG ATCTGTGTCTGGTGCTGGCATCATATAATGGACATGGCTGAGAAGGATGACACAGAAGGTCGGTGTCCAGCATGTCGTACTCCTTATAATAAGGAAAAGATTGTTGGGATGGCAGCAAATTGTGAAAG GTTGGTGGCTGAGATGAATATGgagaaaaaattcaaaacacAAAAGGGGAAAACTAAAAATTCTGAAggaaggaagcaacttagcagtGTGCGAGTTATCCAAAGGAACCTTGTCTATATTGTGGGATTGCCTCTTAATTTAGCAGATGAGGAA CTTCTCCAGCGGAAAGAATATTTTGGTCAGTATGGCAAGGTTATGAAAGTGTCTATCTCTCGTACAGCAGCTGGTACCATTCAACATTTTGCAAATAATACCTGCAGTGT ATATATTACATATTCAAAAGAAGATGAAGCAGTTCGCTGTATTCAGTCAGTACATGGTTTTATATTGGAGGGCAGATCTTTAAG GGCTTGTTTTGGAACCACAAAATATTGTCATGCGTGGCTGCGAAATGTG CCTTGCAGCAACCCTGACTGTCTATACTTGCATGAAATTGGTTCACAAGAGGACAGTTTCACAAAAGATGAAATAATATCAGCTTTTACAAG GAGTAGAGTTCAACAAATTACGGGTGCTACAAATAGTTTGCAACGGCGCTCGGGAAATGTCTTACCACCACCGGCAGATGATTACTGCAATAACATTTCTGCTTCCTCGGGCAAACCAATTAGTAAAACTTCTACAAAT AATATAAGTAGCAGTACAAAAAGTTCACCACCGAATAGTAGTTCTGGGAGATCTGTTGCTCTTCCGGCTGGAGCCTCATG GGGAACACGTGCTTTGAACAATCAGCTGACATCTATTTTACCATCTTCCAATGGACCACAAAAGCAAAAATCTGACGCTTGTAATGGGCCAGTTACGTTCTCTACAGCTCTTGCAAGCTCAAATCACATTCCTCTGTCCCATGCTGAGGTTGGGAAGAAGCTTCCTGCTGAAGAGAATAATAAAACTCAACTGGAAAGCAAGCAGATGTTGGAGCCTCTTAAACAGAATTTAGGTTCAGATTCTCCAACTACCATGTCTGATGTCCCAAGCCGATCTAGTAATCCTACTACTGCAACTACGAGCAGCAAACTATATGGCTTACCTGCATCTAAAGATAAAGATAAACATGTCATTTTGTCTCCTAAAGTCATTAACTCTGACGACACCTCCTCAGAATCCTCTGGATCTGGTTCAGTGAAAGATTTAAAAGACGATATAGATGAAAAAGTTAAGACTTTATCCAGTGATATGTTGTCATTGGCCATTGATGATAAATGTCGTGGGGTAGAACAAATCTACCTAGAACCAAGAGAACCTTTGACTTCTCAGACAACTGGGAATGCAGTGGAATCTAACGGTGATAGTTATCTTCAAAGGAATAAATATTCCGAAACTCCAGGAGTGCAAGTTGCCTCGCATGAAGAAAAAGATGACTTGCTATCTTTTGAAGACCAGAGACTGAAGGATCCTGAAGTTATCAGTGATGCTAGTTACTTACCAAATAGTTCTCATTCTTTACTTTCATCGCTAAACCATAGAGGTTGTTCTCCTCTGAAGAGTGGTCCTTTCAATGGTGATGGTGATCTTCATGTTGTAGATAACAAAGTTGATTCCGTATTGCAGTTGTCTGGTACTCCAGTTTTGTCTAGCGGGTACCCTGAGAATCAGTTCAACAGTTTTGCGTCTTTGGCCAATAATGTTGAACATTCTTATTTTTTTACTAATGCTGAGAAATCTAAGCATATTGGGAGATATGATAGTGAAGTTTTGAGTGCCAGCCACAATGTTGCTTTAGATATGGGGGAGAGCAGCATAATATCAAATATTTTATCGTTGGACTTTGATTCTTGGGATGAATCATCATTAACTTCACCTCAGAATTTGGCCAAGTTTTTGGGTGAAATTGATGGACAAGAAGGCTCCCATGGAGTTGTGAGCCCCTGGAAAGTACAGCAAAGCAATCAGTCGAGGTTCTCCTTTGCAAGAGAGGAGGATCCTATGAATCATGCCGCTGATGGTGAATCATCTCTTGGATATATTGGTCAAGCTTTTAGGCCTCAATATTCCGGCCATGACTTTGTGAATAAAGCAAGCATCCATTTAGATAAGGTTGGCACTCGAAATGGTATGTCATTGGTAAATGCTGAGGAACCTGATATTTTTGCCCGCAGTCATTCTCTTATCACTTCTAGCAAGCTTCCAG TTTCAAGATCTCAGGCATCAGCGCCTCCAGGCTTTTCAACACCAAGCAGAGCACCACCCCCAGGTTTTATGTCTCATGAGAGAATCGATCAGACTTGCACCTCATTTTCCG GGCACCCTATGCTTGACACCTCTGCACTCAGAAATCAGTATCAGCCAATGCAGCCTGGAAATGTTATGAGCAATGGGGATATTGAGTTTATGGATCCTGCAATTTTAGCTGTTGGTAAAGGGAGGCTTCCAGACAGCCTTAGTAGCTCTGGCTTAGACATGAGATCAAGTTTTTCTCCTCAATTGAATACCCTTGAAGATAATACAAGGATTCAGTTGTTGATGCAAAGGTCTCTTTCCGCTCATCAGAATcatagacttgatgatatgggagatgccttttcttttgctgattCATTTAGAAGTCCTTCAAGGTTAATGGAGCAATCGATGGTGAATAACATATCTCCATATTCACAAGTCAGTCTTCTACAGTCTAGAAATCCTTTGATGTCAAATGGCCACTGGGATGGTTGGAATGATGTTCAGAGTGCAAATAATTTGGGAATGGCTGAACTCCTTAGACCCGAAAGGTTGGGATTTAATAAATTCTACACTGGGTACGAGGATTCCAAGTTACGCATGCCCAGCCAAGGTGATTTATACAACAGAACATATGGAATTTAG